A DNA window from Mytilus edulis chromosome 14, xbMytEdul2.2, whole genome shotgun sequence contains the following coding sequences:
- the LOC139504198 gene encoding uncharacterized protein: MPNERYYQLLYLTMTTLETVSMANITVTNEKPGAIVRGTENNNLTLECTVNGVNTSKPVIWKQNGRPVAVGRNGSVLYSFIPMKKDHMLELCCQVYDKRNVNTIEKVITLDIKYKPVLEFNFPYKRHFIKGETNILCCSSNSRPSTKTMMLRKDQKGKKEAHHNSSICLTLMHISESDGGKYSCFAENEVGMTEQEIIITILCPPVFVEEYKIVRFGNLGEDITLKLVVQSVSGITCCHIEGENRAKRRPGIIIPKNTTHLFHGTNTIVEELEITFSFTELQTSDYQKYNITVCNHDGNSSCIVELQPMNTELEINHVLGLDVILMSLLTIILLVAGMVFALVKLIKNKRIQTPEDVVEVVEDNTEAVANVLYQSNAFRCNEATNRSTPSKSAAVSNSQGCNLTNEENQRPQRLSNRFQDLTRQLNYAEISFKPSLPGNEMRIRGLGNKTEYADVDFTNGHTSVIETLNELNSDEEDFIEIEDLEIFSHIDNETDNF, encoded by the exons TTTCAATGGCGAACATTACAGTTACCAACGAAAAACCTGGTGCCATAGTTCGTGGAACTGAAAATAACAACCTCACTTTAGAATGCACAGTAAATGGTGTTAACACCAGTAAACCTGTGATTTGGAAACAAAACGGTAGACCTGTTGCAGTAGGTCGTAATGGATCTGTGTTGTATTCTTTTATTCCAATGAAAAAAGATCATATGTTGGAATTATGCTGCCAGGTGTACgataaaagaaacgtaaatactATAGAAAAAGTCATAACACTGGATATAAAAT ACAAGCCTGTTCTTGAATTTAACTTCCCATATAAAAGACATTTTATTAAAGGGGAAACAAACATACTGTGCTGTAGTTCTAACAGCAGACCTTCCACAAAAACAATGATGCTTCGCAAAGACCAGAAAGGAAAAAAAGAAGCACATCATAACAGCAGTATCTGTCTTACCCTGATGCATATAAGTGAAAGCGATGGAGGAAAATATTCGTGTTTTGCTGAAAATGAAGTAGGAATGACCGAACAAGAAATTATCATCACTATcttat GTCCTCCTGTTTTTGTGGAGGAATATAAAATAGTACGGTTTGGAAATTTAGGAGAAGACATAACGTTGAAGTTGGTTGTGCAAAGTGTATCAGGCATTACATGCTGTCATATTGAAGGAGAAAACAGAGCAAAAAGACGACCTGGTATAATTATTCCTAAAAACACAACGCATTTGTTCCATGGCACGAATACTATTGTAGAAGAACTGGAAATTACTTTCAGCTTTACCGAGTTGCAAACAAGTGATTATCAGAAATATAACATTACAGTATGCAATCATGATGGAAACAGTAGTTGTATTGTAGAATTACAACCTATGAATACAG aattggaaataaaccATGTTCTGGGTTTGGACGTTATTCTTATGTCTTTATTGACTATCATACTTTTGGTAGCAGGAATGGTTTTTG CATTGGTAAAACTGATAAAGAATAAAAG AATACAAACTCCCGAAGATGTGGTAGAAGTTGTTGAAG ATAATACAGAAGCTGTGGCAAATGTACTTTATCAGTCTAATGCATTTAGATGCAATGAAGCCACAAATCGAAGTACTCCGTCAAAAAGTGCTGCAGTTTCAAACAGCCAAGGATGTAATCTAACTAATGAAG aaaatcaAAGACCTCAAAGGTTGAGCAACAGGTTCCAGGATTTG aCAAGACAGTTGAATTATGCAGAAATATCATTTAAACCTTCTCTACCCGGCAATGAAATGCGTATCAGAGGACTAGGAAACAAAACTGAATATGCCGATGTAGATTTCACAAATGGTCACACTAGTGTAATCGAAACTCTAAATGAATTGAATAGTGACGAAGAAGATTTCATTGAAATTGaggatcttgaaatattttcgcATATAGATAATGAAACTgacaatttttaa